In Arachis hypogaea cultivar Tifrunner chromosome 2, arahy.Tifrunner.gnm2.J5K5, whole genome shotgun sequence, a genomic segment contains:
- the LOC112748153 gene encoding mitochondrial dicarboxylate/tricarboxylate transporter DTC: MGNEKKRKNMDPVKTGLNMLSVSLLQPMDIIKVRMQLGQGSGAQIASNILKTEGGYAAFYRGLSAALLRLPLHKAVQAGSYSIIATTVTGDNDRKPLSLGQKVMVTSTALTIGWAFSIPTQLAEIRMQADATFPTSKRRNYTNVFNALHRVVADEGVRVLWRGSVPEIAKQYALTTGCFSVYSPSFRYLKDSLGFGVTTSVIGAGVISSFMGCALSLPFDYVRTQLQTMQPDAYGKYPYTGSFDCVRKTWKTGGLPMFYSGFHFYFFRFAALTTISWFITKQLRRLDASISEKKITIKAR, encoded by the exons ATGGGAaatgagaagaagagaaagaatatgGACCCTGTTAAAACCGGCCTCAACATGCTCAGCGTTTCCCTCCTTCAACCCATGGATATTATCAAG GTGAGGATGCAACTAGGTCAAGGATCAGGTGCGCAGATCGCATCCAACATTCTCAAAACAGAGGGGGGTTATGCCGCCTTTTATAGG GGTCTATCTGCTGCACTACTTAGGCTGCCTCTGCATAAAGCTGTTCAAGCTGGATCATATTC AATCATAGCAACTACAGTAACCGGGGATAATGATCGCAAACCCTTGTCACTTGGCCAGAAAGTTATGGTTACCTCAACTGCTCTAACAATCGGATGGGCTTTTAGTATCCCAACACAGTTGGCAGAAATTCGTATGCAGGCTGATGCAACTTTTCCTACCTCTAAGCGCCGAAATTACACGAATGTCTTCAATGCGCTTCATCGTGTTGTTGCAGATGAAGGGGTTCGGGTGCTTTGGAGAGGTTCTGTGCCAGAAATAGCAAAACAGTATGCACTAACTACAGGGTGTTTTTCTGTTTATTCTCCGAGTTTTAGGTACTTGAAGGATTCCCTTGGTTTTGGAGTCACCACTAGTGTGATTG GTGCCGGTGTTATTTCTTCTTTCATGGGATGTGCTTTAAGTTTGCCATTTGACTACGTTAGGACCCAGCTTCAGACTATGCAACCTGATGCTTATGGAAAATATCCTTATACTGGCAGTTTTGATTGTGTTCGCAAAACCTGGAAAACAGGAGGACTTCCTATGTTTTACTCCGGGTTCCATTTCTACTTTTTCAGATTTGCTGCTCTGACGACG ATTTCATGGTTTATCACGAAACAGCTTCGTCGTTTGGATGCATCAATCAGTGAAAAAAAGATTACAATAAAAGCTCGTTGA
- the LOC112748163 gene encoding isochorismate synthase, chloroplastic isoform X3 has product MATASAHKSLTKCTNTFLLFPLSKKQHSIYTLHLHQRPLCNGCYLSMNGCRKGQSRGPVGTIETQTLEPVATTSMALYSLKMTISKMKSEPPYRSSSGIVRLQVPIEEEEVEAIDWLHSQNHLLLPRCFFSGREHNSFDSNGRSLVSVAGVGSAVSFCQPHPFSYWDWISIRRFLSESCPLIRAYGAIRFNAKAKVSSEWLPFGSFYFMIPQVEFNELEGGSMLTTTIAWDNTISWSWEDAINALQETLSKVSASIVRFPKQAPPTLILSSHDIPSKIYWDIAVNRALEMIKKNNSLLTKVVLARSTRVVPTTNIDPLTWLRAKMHTSFSFSRQMHLHLSEIQKWLHITSEALAGTRARGASMALDRQIELDLLTSPKDDIEFTIVRDTIRRKLEGVCENVMIKPKKMIRKLPRIQHLFAQLAGRLRSEEDEFKILSSLHPSPAVCGFPTEEAQLLIAKTEVFDRGMYAGPVGWFGGGESEFAVGIRSALVEKDHGALIYAGTGIVEGSNPYLEWDELELKTSQFTKLLKLDLPLRQKVDCK; this is encoded by the exons ATGGCAACAGCTTCTGCTCACAAGTCTCTCACAAAATGCACAAACACCTTCCTCTTATTTCCTCTCTCCAAGAAGCAACACTCTATTTACACTCTTCATCTTCACCAA AGACCATTGTGCAATGGATGCTATCTTTCAATGAATGGCTGCAGAAAAGGACAGTCAAGAGGGCCTGTTGGGACAATAGAGACACAAACGTTGGAACcggttgcaacaacttcaatggCTTTGTACAGCCTGAAAATGACGATTTCTAAGATGAAATCAGAGCCTCCATATCGGAGCTCTTCGGGCATAGTGAGGCTGCAGGTCCCTATTGAGGAGGAAGAGGTTGAGGCCATTGATTGGCTCCACTCACAGAACCACCTTCTCCTTCCTCGTTGCTTCTTCTCCGGCAGGGAACACAATTCTTTTGACTCTAATGGCAGAAGCTTGGTTAGCGTTGCCGGTGTTGGCTCTGCCGTTTCCTTTTGCCAGCCACACCCCTTTTCCTATTGGGATTGGATATCCATTAGGAG GTTTCTTTCTGAGAGCTGCCCATTGATTCGTGCATACGGAGCCATCCGATTCAACGCAAAAGCTAAGGTGTCATCAGAGTGGCTGCCTTTCGGTTCTTTCTACTTCATGATTCCGCAG GTTGAGTTTAATGAGCTTGAAGGAGGATCGATGCTCACTACGACCATTGCGTGGGACAATACAATTTCTTGGTCCTGGGAAGATGCAATCAATGCTCTCCAAGAAACCCTTAGCAAG GTTTCTGCTTCGATTGTGAGGTTTCCGAAACAAGCTCCTCCAACATTAATATTAAGTAGCCATGATATTCCAAGTAAAATATATTGGGATATTGCTGTTAACAGAGCTTTGGAGATGATAAAGAAAAACAACTCCTTACTAACCAAG GTTGTGCTGGCTCGTAGTACAAGAGTGGTGCCTACTACTAACATCGATCCGCTTACGTG GTTGAGAGCGAAAATGCATACCAGTTTCTCCTTCAGCCGCCAAATGCACCTGCATTTATCGGAAATACA AAAATGGCTCCACATTACTAGTGAGGCTTTGGCTGGAACTCGAGCTAGAGGAGCGTCGATGGCACTGGATCGTCAAATAGAACTTGACTTGCTTACAAG TCCAAAGGATGATATTGAGTTCACCATAGTAAGGGATACCATAAGAAGAAAATTAGAG GGAGTGTGTGAAAACGTTATGATCAAGCCAAAGAAAATGATAAGAAAGCTCCCCAGGATCCAACATTTATTTGCTCAATTAGCCGGCAGGTTAAGAAGCGAAGAAGACGAG TTTAAAATTTTGTCATCTCTTCACCCAAGTCCAGCAGTTTGTGGGTTTCCAACAGAAGAGGCACAACTTTTAATTGCAAAAACAG AAGTATTTGATAGAGGGATGTATGCCGGACCTGTTGGTTGGTTCGGCGGTGGAGAGAGCGAGTTTGCTGTTGGCATCAGGTCAGCATTGGTGGAAAAG GATCACGGTGCATTGATATATGCTGGAACAGGGATAGTGGAAGGAAGCAATCCTTACTTGGAGTGGGATGAACTAGAACTCAAGACATCTCAG TTCACCAAGTTGCTCAAACTTGACTTGCCTCTCAGACAAAAAGTAGATTGTAAATGA
- the LOC112748163 gene encoding isochorismate synthase, chloroplastic isoform X1 — MATASAHKSLTKCTNTFLLFPLSKKQHSIYTLHLHQRPLCNGCYLSMNGCRKGQSRGPVGTIETQTLEPVATTSMALYSLKMTISKMKSEPPYRSSSGIVRLQVPIEEEEVEAIDWLHSQNHLLLPRCFFSGREHNSFDSNGRSLVSVAGVGSAVSFCQPHPFSYWDWISIRRFLSESCPLIRAYGAIRFNAKAKVSSEWLPFGSFYFMIPQVEFNELEGGSMLTTTIAWDNTISWSWEDAINALQETLSKVSASIVRFPKQAPPTLILSSHDIPSKIYWDIAVNRALEMIKKNNSLLTKVVLARSTRVVPTTNIDPLTWLACLTVESENAYQFLLQPPNAPAFIGNTPEQLFHRKWLHITSEALAGTRARGASMALDRQIELDLLTSPKDDIEFTIVRDTIRRKLEGVCENVMIKPKKMIRKLPRIQHLFAQLAGRLRSEEDEFKILSSLHPSPAVCGFPTEEAQLLIAKTEVFDRGMYAGPVGWFGGGESEFAVGIRSALVEKDHGALIYAGTGIVEGSNPYLEWDELELKTSQFTKLLKLDLPLRQKVDCK; from the exons ATGGCAACAGCTTCTGCTCACAAGTCTCTCACAAAATGCACAAACACCTTCCTCTTATTTCCTCTCTCCAAGAAGCAACACTCTATTTACACTCTTCATCTTCACCAA AGACCATTGTGCAATGGATGCTATCTTTCAATGAATGGCTGCAGAAAAGGACAGTCAAGAGGGCCTGTTGGGACAATAGAGACACAAACGTTGGAACcggttgcaacaacttcaatggCTTTGTACAGCCTGAAAATGACGATTTCTAAGATGAAATCAGAGCCTCCATATCGGAGCTCTTCGGGCATAGTGAGGCTGCAGGTCCCTATTGAGGAGGAAGAGGTTGAGGCCATTGATTGGCTCCACTCACAGAACCACCTTCTCCTTCCTCGTTGCTTCTTCTCCGGCAGGGAACACAATTCTTTTGACTCTAATGGCAGAAGCTTGGTTAGCGTTGCCGGTGTTGGCTCTGCCGTTTCCTTTTGCCAGCCACACCCCTTTTCCTATTGGGATTGGATATCCATTAGGAG GTTTCTTTCTGAGAGCTGCCCATTGATTCGTGCATACGGAGCCATCCGATTCAACGCAAAAGCTAAGGTGTCATCAGAGTGGCTGCCTTTCGGTTCTTTCTACTTCATGATTCCGCAG GTTGAGTTTAATGAGCTTGAAGGAGGATCGATGCTCACTACGACCATTGCGTGGGACAATACAATTTCTTGGTCCTGGGAAGATGCAATCAATGCTCTCCAAGAAACCCTTAGCAAG GTTTCTGCTTCGATTGTGAGGTTTCCGAAACAAGCTCCTCCAACATTAATATTAAGTAGCCATGATATTCCAAGTAAAATATATTGGGATATTGCTGTTAACAGAGCTTTGGAGATGATAAAGAAAAACAACTCCTTACTAACCAAG GTTGTGCTGGCTCGTAGTACAAGAGTGGTGCCTACTACTAACATCGATCCGCTTACGTGGTTAGCTTGCTTAACG GTTGAGAGCGAAAATGCATACCAGTTTCTCCTTCAGCCGCCAAATGCACCTGCATTTATCGGAAATACA CCAGAGCAACTATTTCACAGAAAATGGCTCCACATTACTAGTGAGGCTTTGGCTGGAACTCGAGCTAGAGGAGCGTCGATGGCACTGGATCGTCAAATAGAACTTGACTTGCTTACAAG TCCAAAGGATGATATTGAGTTCACCATAGTAAGGGATACCATAAGAAGAAAATTAGAG GGAGTGTGTGAAAACGTTATGATCAAGCCAAAGAAAATGATAAGAAAGCTCCCCAGGATCCAACATTTATTTGCTCAATTAGCCGGCAGGTTAAGAAGCGAAGAAGACGAG TTTAAAATTTTGTCATCTCTTCACCCAAGTCCAGCAGTTTGTGGGTTTCCAACAGAAGAGGCACAACTTTTAATTGCAAAAACAG AAGTATTTGATAGAGGGATGTATGCCGGACCTGTTGGTTGGTTCGGCGGTGGAGAGAGCGAGTTTGCTGTTGGCATCAGGTCAGCATTGGTGGAAAAG GATCACGGTGCATTGATATATGCTGGAACAGGGATAGTGGAAGGAAGCAATCCTTACTTGGAGTGGGATGAACTAGAACTCAAGACATCTCAG TTCACCAAGTTGCTCAAACTTGACTTGCCTCTCAGACAAAAAGTAGATTGTAAATGA
- the LOC112748163 gene encoding isochorismate synthase, chloroplastic isoform X2, whose translation MATASAHKSLTKCTNTFLLFPLSKKQHSIYTLHLHQRPLCNGCYLSMNGCRKGQSRGPVGTIETQTLEPVATTSMALYSLKMTISKMKSEPPYRSSSGIVRLQVPIEEEEVEAIDWLHSQNHLLLPRCFFSGREHNSFDSNGRSLVSVAGVGSAVSFCQPHPFSYWDWISIRRFLSESCPLIRAYGAIRFNAKAKVSSEWLPFGSFYFMIPQVEFNELEGGSMLTTTIAWDNTISWSWEDAINALQETLSKVSASIVRFPKQAPPTLILSSHDIPSKIYWDIAVNRALEMIKKNNSLLTKVVLARSTRVVPTTNIDPLTWLACLTVESENAYQFLLQPPNAPAFIGNTPEQLFHRKWLHITSEALAGTRARGASMALDRQIELDLLTSPKDDIEFTIVRDTIRRKLEGVCENVMIKPKKMIRKLPRIQHLFAQLAGRLRSEEDEFKILSSLHPSPAVCGFPTEEAQLLIAKTVFDRGMYAGPVGWFGGGESEFAVGIRSALVEKDHGALIYAGTGIVEGSNPYLEWDELELKTSQFTKLLKLDLPLRQKVDCK comes from the exons ATGGCAACAGCTTCTGCTCACAAGTCTCTCACAAAATGCACAAACACCTTCCTCTTATTTCCTCTCTCCAAGAAGCAACACTCTATTTACACTCTTCATCTTCACCAA AGACCATTGTGCAATGGATGCTATCTTTCAATGAATGGCTGCAGAAAAGGACAGTCAAGAGGGCCTGTTGGGACAATAGAGACACAAACGTTGGAACcggttgcaacaacttcaatggCTTTGTACAGCCTGAAAATGACGATTTCTAAGATGAAATCAGAGCCTCCATATCGGAGCTCTTCGGGCATAGTGAGGCTGCAGGTCCCTATTGAGGAGGAAGAGGTTGAGGCCATTGATTGGCTCCACTCACAGAACCACCTTCTCCTTCCTCGTTGCTTCTTCTCCGGCAGGGAACACAATTCTTTTGACTCTAATGGCAGAAGCTTGGTTAGCGTTGCCGGTGTTGGCTCTGCCGTTTCCTTTTGCCAGCCACACCCCTTTTCCTATTGGGATTGGATATCCATTAGGAG GTTTCTTTCTGAGAGCTGCCCATTGATTCGTGCATACGGAGCCATCCGATTCAACGCAAAAGCTAAGGTGTCATCAGAGTGGCTGCCTTTCGGTTCTTTCTACTTCATGATTCCGCAG GTTGAGTTTAATGAGCTTGAAGGAGGATCGATGCTCACTACGACCATTGCGTGGGACAATACAATTTCTTGGTCCTGGGAAGATGCAATCAATGCTCTCCAAGAAACCCTTAGCAAG GTTTCTGCTTCGATTGTGAGGTTTCCGAAACAAGCTCCTCCAACATTAATATTAAGTAGCCATGATATTCCAAGTAAAATATATTGGGATATTGCTGTTAACAGAGCTTTGGAGATGATAAAGAAAAACAACTCCTTACTAACCAAG GTTGTGCTGGCTCGTAGTACAAGAGTGGTGCCTACTACTAACATCGATCCGCTTACGTGGTTAGCTTGCTTAACG GTTGAGAGCGAAAATGCATACCAGTTTCTCCTTCAGCCGCCAAATGCACCTGCATTTATCGGAAATACA CCAGAGCAACTATTTCACAGAAAATGGCTCCACATTACTAGTGAGGCTTTGGCTGGAACTCGAGCTAGAGGAGCGTCGATGGCACTGGATCGTCAAATAGAACTTGACTTGCTTACAAG TCCAAAGGATGATATTGAGTTCACCATAGTAAGGGATACCATAAGAAGAAAATTAGAG GGAGTGTGTGAAAACGTTATGATCAAGCCAAAGAAAATGATAAGAAAGCTCCCCAGGATCCAACATTTATTTGCTCAATTAGCCGGCAGGTTAAGAAGCGAAGAAGACGAG TTTAAAATTTTGTCATCTCTTCACCCAAGTCCAGCAGTTTGTGGGTTTCCAACAGAAGAGGCACAACTTTTAATTGCAAAAACAG TATTTGATAGAGGGATGTATGCCGGACCTGTTGGTTGGTTCGGCGGTGGAGAGAGCGAGTTTGCTGTTGGCATCAGGTCAGCATTGGTGGAAAAG GATCACGGTGCATTGATATATGCTGGAACAGGGATAGTGGAAGGAAGCAATCCTTACTTGGAGTGGGATGAACTAGAACTCAAGACATCTCAG TTCACCAAGTTGCTCAAACTTGACTTGCCTCTCAGACAAAAAGTAGATTGTAAATGA